The Tigriopus californicus strain San Diego chromosome 5, Tcal_SD_v2.1, whole genome shotgun sequence genome includes a region encoding these proteins:
- the LOC131881011 gene encoding acetylcholine receptor subunit alpha-like 2 has translation MYPCVAFVSLFIAIWAAPAAWAKTEAEILQEIFARPGFATTKPPGEGPNGTTEVQFGVTPIWLELSPKGVIKGKMWYKYMWTDERLTWDADQAKGLSSLKVNPTQIWMPDIFPYNRFASYHSMFSYLSDGSASNALIMTTGSIIFVPETAEEFICSDVNLDDFWGDQECYFKFGSWTYDGNLLNIVPFEGKTELDLDEYDKSSPLLIKKNSIERVVKYYPCCADEPYPHLLMSLTVQRKFYVQDNGVVIHNPRLKSTTDSCA, from the exons ATGTACCCGTGTGTGGCTTTTGTGAGCCTTTTTATCGCCATCTGGGCGGCCCCAGCTGCTTGGGCAAAGACTGAGGCCGAGATTCTCCAAGAGATCTTTGCCCGACCGGGCTTTGCCACGACCAAGCCTCCCGGTGAAGGACCGAATGGAACCACGGAGGTTCAATTTGGAGTGACACCCATTTGGCTGGAGCTTTCTCCTAAGGGGGTGATTAAGGGCAAGATGTGGTACAAGTACATGTGGACAGATGAGCGATTGACCTGGGATGCCGATCAAGCTAAAGGATTGTCATCATTGAAAGTCAATCCAACCCAGATTTGGATGCCCGATATTTTCCCATACAACAG GTTTGCCTCTTACCACTCCATGTTCTCCTACCTATCGGATGGATCCGCTTCCAATGCTTTAATTATGACCACTGGCTCCATCATCTTTGTGCCTGAGACTGCCGAGGAGTTCATTTGTTCAGATGTTAATTTGGACGATTTTTGGGGCGACCAAGAATGCTATTTCAAATTCGGTTCGTGGACTTACGATGGTAATTTGTTAAACATTGTCCCCTTTGAGGGCAAAACCGAGCTCGATTTGGACGAATACGACAAGTCAAGTCCTTTATTG ATTAAGAAAAATTCAATCGAGCGAGTGGTCAAATATTATCCGTGCTGTGCTGATGAGCCATATCCTCATTTGTTGATGTCCCTCACTGTTCAACGGAAGTTTTATGTCCAGGATAATGGCGTCGTCATCCACAATCCAAGACTCAAAAGCACGACCGATAGTTGTGCTTGA